In Thermococcus sp. MV5, the genomic window CTCTGCCAATTTCATATAGTATCCTTTTAAGTCTCCATCACCAACTATAATAAGAACTGAATTTTTATTTTTAATACTTGCAAAGCTTTGCAGGAGATATTCCACTCCCTTAAAATAATGAGCCTTATCAAGAGCACCTACAAACAAAACGATGTCTTTATTTTCGAGATTATGTCTTGCTTTTATTTCTTCCCCATTTATTTTTGGATTAAATACGTTTGTATCTACTCCATTTGGGATTCCTACAATTTTCTCTTGAATCTCTGATATCTTCCATAACTCGGAATTTCTGGCATAATCTAAAGACGTCACAATTATTTTTTCAGCATTTTTCAATATTTGTTTCATTAGCATAGTCTTGTAAAACTTTAAAGGAAAATTCAACATCCCTGGTAATATCACATCATTATGATATGTTATAACATAATGGATGTTTCTTAACTTTTTAATGAAATGGATAAATTCTCCCCCGAAAAAGAAGGGATAATGCAAGTGAACTATATCAAAATCTTTTATTTCTCTCAGTAGTTGAGGAATAAAGGGGGCATTTCCAATTCTAAACAGTGGTTTAAATCTCTTAACAGTAATTATATCCGGATATTCATATTCTTCATCAGGATACCTGCTAGTAAAGACTGTAACTTCATGGCCTAACTTAGCAAGCTCTATAGCATAATGGTAGCATACATTTCCTGTCCCTGCCATGTAT contains:
- a CDS encoding glycosyltransferase; its protein translation is MAGTGNVCYHYAIELAKLGHEVTVFTSRYPDEEYEYPDIITVKRFKPLFRIGNAPFIPQLLREIKDFDIVHLHYPFFFGGEFIHFIKKLRNIHYVITYHNDVILPGMLNFPLKFYKTMLMKQILKNAEKIIVTSLDYARNSELWKISEIQEKIVGIPNGVDTNVFNPKINGEEIKARHNLENKDIVLFVGALDKAHYFKGVEYLLQSFASIKNKNSVLIIVGDGDLKGYYMKLAERLGLKNRTLFTGRVPSRDLPKYYASADVVVLPSITMGEAFGLVLIEGMATGKPVIATNLPGVRTVVDDRINGYIVEPRNTKDLSERISYLLENEKTRKKFGKRGRKKVEREYSWDIIGKKVEKVYSQIQD